AGCTCGTGAAGGACCTTCGGACCGGCTACGAGTCCGGCAACCCGCAGACCGTCTTCGACGGCGACCTCGACGGCTTCATCGCGGCGGGCATCCGCTGGCGCGCCGGAAGCAAAGCCGAGGCTCAGGCGTAGTCCACCCGACGCTCAGGCTTGACCGCGCCTGGCATGTCGCGGTGCCGGTTGCGCCGGATCGTGTCTAGTCTCTAGACGTCATGATCCGGTTCGAACACGTATCCAAGCAGTATTCGGGCACCACGCGTCCGGCGCTGAACGGCATCAACCTCGAAGTGCTGCGCGGAGAGTTCGTCTTCCTCGTCGGCGCCTCGGGGTCGGGCAAGTCCAGCTGCCTGCGCCTCATCCTCAAAGAGGAGAAGCCGTCCAAGGGCAAGATCCACGTGCTGGGTCAGGACCTCGGCACGATCTCGTCGCGCAAGGTGCCGTACTTCCGCCGCAACATCGGCGTCGTCTTCCAGGACTTCCGCCTGCTGCCCAACAAGACGGTGTTCCAGAACGTCGCCTTCACGCTGCAGGTGATCGGCAAGTCCCGCGGCTTCATCCAGGAGGCCGTCCCGGACGTGCTGAAGATGGTGGGCCTCGAGGGCAAGGAGCAGCGCCTCCCGAACGAGCTCTCCGGCGGTGAGCAGCAGCGTGTCGCGATCGCGCGCGCCGTGGTCAACAAGCCGCAGATCCTCCTCGCCGACGAGCCGACCGGAAACCTCGATCCCGCGACCAGCGCCGGCATCATGGCGGTGCTCGAGCGCATCAACGCCGGAGGCACCACGGTGCTCATGGCCACGCACGAGGCCGCGATCGTCGACCAGATGAAGCGGCGCGTGATCGAGCTGGTCGGCGGCCAGATCATCCGCGACGAGCGCCACGGCGGGTACGGCTTCACGGCCGCGATCCCGGTGGCGCAGGGTGCGCATGCCGCGCAGCCGGCTCCGCAGGCCGCGCCTGCTCCGCAGGCCGCGCCGGTTCCGGCCGGTGCAGCAGCGGCAGCCGCGGCGCAGCCGATGACGCGACCGCACGCTCCGACCGGCAACCCGACCGGACCGGTGTCCGCGCCGCAGCCGGTGCAGCAGCAGCCCGTCCAGCCGCAGCCGGTCCAGCAGCAGCCGGTCCAGCAGCAGCCGCAGCCCGCGCAGCACCAGCCGGCTCCTGCGCCGCAGCCGGTGCCCGACCGCTACCCGGCGCCCGTGCAGTTCGCGACGGCGCCCGTGCCTCCGGCCCCGGCCTCCGAGGAGCTGCCGGAGCACCTCAACTTCACCGCGAACCTCGACCTGCGCGGACTCCGCGACGGCGACGACCGCGACGGCGAGCAGAATGTGGGGCCGACGAAATGAGATTCGGGCTCATCTGGTCGGAGGTCGCCAACGGCCTCCGCCGCAACCTCTCGATGGTCGTCTCGGTCGTCCTCGTGACCTTCATCTCGCTGACCTTCGTCGGTACCGCCGTGCTGCTGCAGCTGCAGATCGGCCAGATGAAGACCTACTGGTACGACCGCGCCCAGGTGGCGGTGTACATGTGCACCGAG
The sequence above is a segment of the Leifsonia williamsii genome. Coding sequences within it:
- the ftsE gene encoding cell division ATP-binding protein FtsE, whose amino-acid sequence is MIRFEHVSKQYSGTTRPALNGINLEVLRGEFVFLVGASGSGKSSCLRLILKEEKPSKGKIHVLGQDLGTISSRKVPYFRRNIGVVFQDFRLLPNKTVFQNVAFTLQVIGKSRGFIQEAVPDVLKMVGLEGKEQRLPNELSGGEQQRVAIARAVVNKPQILLADEPTGNLDPATSAGIMAVLERINAGGTTVLMATHEAAIVDQMKRRVIELVGGQIIRDERHGGYGFTAAIPVAQGAHAAQPAPQAAPAPQAAPVPAGAAAAAAAQPMTRPHAPTGNPTGPVSAPQPVQQQPVQPQPVQQQPVQQQPQPAQHQPAPAPQPVPDRYPAPVQFATAPVPPAPASEELPEHLNFTANLDLRGLRDGDDRDGEQNVGPTK